The genomic DNA TGCTCGATCAGTGTGCGCTGCGCCTCGAGCCAGTGGAGCAGATGTTCCTCCGAACGGAGCAGGCGTTCGAGGAGTTCCCGGGAGCCGTTGTCGCCGACCTTCACCGTGAGCGCCATCGCCTTGTTGAGCCGCGATATCGCGCCGGCGACCAGCACGTTGTCGGCCGCAAACTGCGCCGCCACCGTCTGCCCGACCTTCACCTTCGGGGCTCGCTGCACGTCGGGCTTGCCCTGCAGGAACAGGATGCGCGCGATCAATTCGTGGGTGTGTTCGAGTTCGTCCGCGGCGTGAGCGGCGCGCTGCTCGGCAAGACGCGCATAGCCCCAGTACGCGCACATGCGCGCGTGCACGAGGTACTGGTTATGACCGGTGAGCTCCGTGGCGACGAAGTCGTTGAGCGCGTCGATAACTTTGCCGTTTCCCTTCATGTCCACCTCCCGATGGTCACGGCGCACATAGCCCAATATCACCGGG from Candidatus Binatia bacterium includes the following:
- the bfr gene encoding bacterioferritin; protein product: MKGNGKVIDALNDFVATELTGHNQYLVHARMCAYWGYARLAEQRAAHAADELEHTHELIARILFLQGKPDVQRAPKVKVGQTVAAQFAADNVLVAGAISRLNKAMALTVKVGDNGSRELLERLLRSEEHLLHWLEAQRTLIEQAGEQNYLAEQIRK